The window CGAATAAAATAGAAGTGAGTAGCTGTAtaatattcaacaatttctcaaatgaaaattcaattatgaACGAGTTGCATATTCAACTTCATTTGGCGACAATAAGTTTTTTATTGAGTGCGTGGAGCCAAGAATGTGGTGgagtttttgaaaatattttgaaggaaGAAAATTTCATCGAATTGCTACAGTTTCTTTATGGAATATCACATAGCACAAATTTGATCAGAATGTTGGTTGCTGAATatccaaatatgaatttcaaaatgaagaGTGTTGTACCAATcttcaatttgttgaaattatcaACTCAGAATTGCAGAAATTCCCTTGAAACTTATACTGGATTACACATTATAAAAGTTCTTATAACTAATCTTGATGGGTTAGTGTTACTTCAAACAAATTGTGACTTGAAGGTAAGTTACCGTCTCAAGGtaactttttgaattttgttttttatagtGTCCATTTTGCCAAATTCGAGTTTTGCCTTAAAAATTTACAAATCCTGTTCTCGTGCTATTGTATTTCGATTTTTGGGTAATCAAAGACATTTCCTTCAGGAGAACCTTCTTAAATTAGAAAATGAAGACTCCGACAGTGAAGATGAAGGTTCAAATCCTAATGGATCTGATATTATCCGAAAACATCTCATGCTTAATATTGATTACGTTGGATATCCTAATAAGGTGCTGAATGATTCTGATGATTCATTACATCATAATAATTTGAGGTAGATGTACATTTTTCCTTTGTATTCTTTTCAATTTAACAGTGTTATTTCAGTGGCACGAAATTTTTGGGAATGAAGTGTTTGCATAATTGTGATCTACAAAAGTTTCTACATAACACTAGATCAGCTCTACATGACCACAGTTGGATGAATCAAGTTAAATCCTTGTTCTATAAATTCTGTTCAGAAGGATACAAAGTATATAAAGCTCTATTTAGAATAAAAGCacatcaaattattatttcatacacaACACATGGTATTCGTATATTAAATCTTTGCAAAATCACTTGAAGTGTACACAAGTTCAAAAATTTGGCTAGGTTTTGTTACTGTTCTTATGCACTTTGAAACAGCACTGAAGGGAGGTTTGAACCGTAGACTCTCTTTTAATAATACTCAAATTCTCAGGTTGGTGTGGTGTATGAAATCATAAGTCAGTGCCCAAAACAAGGAAAGATTACAAAAGTTTGGCCCGAATCTGGAATAAGCTTACCTCAGCTTCATAAAGAGGATATTGTTGCTGTTTCAATGATAGTGAGGTAATTTCCAAAGTGAAATACACAcagtgttcctaaattaaatTTGGTTCATCAGGTATGGATTACAGAACGGATTGTTGAAACCAGGTTATAGACATGAGGAAAATTTAGCTCTCTTAGTCAAGCAGAGTAAAGTGTTTTTAGAAGAACGTTCTGAGGAGTTTAATGGCTTTGACTGGTTTATTGCCGTGTGCTTTTTGGTTTGCTCTGGCAATATCGAGAGGTGAGTTGTTTCAAGCTCAATAAATCCTTGAGGTGATTCTTCAAATTTCTCTTCTTCAGATGTAAAAGTTTTTGCATTAGTATGTCTCAACTTCCTTGCGTCAATTTAGTTTGGTATAAATatggaaagaaatttggtgGTTCTTGGTTGGAGAACTTTCTTCAACACTTGAATGTATTGATGGCAGAAAATACTATACTTTATACAGCGTTGAAGGTAAAAATTATCAATAGTTAGGTATTGgctaaatttttttatgttttttccaGATGGTCAATTTGAACCCTGCGATGATAATCGGAAAATGGCTAGGCCAGTGCTTTTTTGATATTCTCGATTTCAGGGAAATCtgcaatttcattttatttttagtatTATCTCCTTTAGAATGTTCTGTCTATTATATGTTGTGTTTGTTCAtacacaacaaaaaaagaatttgcTTGATGACCCATACTCCTAGTGTGAAAACTCTTCTAAACGTAAGTGAGTTGATCAAAGGACTACACTTCATTAACACACTTCTGTTCCAGATGATATCGTTGGAGGACTTCAAATTAACCACTTACTTACCTAAAATCAATCAGCTTTCAGCAAGATATAGAAATATCATAAAACTATAAAGTAACAATAAAGCACTTATACAATATTTTACTCCAAACTCTTTATTTCATATTAGCATACTCAAAACTCAAACTCCTCTATATACAGTATAATCATAAAATGCTCCCATCGAAATATATGAAATGGTTCTTATAATACAATATCCATCAGAATTAATGCTCATCGGTATAAAACAAGgtttttcttttccattttgAGGTAGATCGAAAGAagaaattcacaattttttgtctttattttcaatcctgATGTATGTTGAACAACTTGGCAACTTCATTTAGATCATCGTAGGTCTTGTCTTCTTTCAAAATTTGCCTCGCTGTTTGAATTCGATTAAACACGTTCCAGAGTAAGACACCAACAATTTTATCATTTCGCATGTAGAAAACGACACCTTTGCCAAAGTCTTCCGGATTTTCTGTAGTGGGTAAATCGGGCCTCTGAGTTTTAGCACTAACCTCAATTTCTCTTCTTTCCTCGGCATCTATCCTAGCATCACACGAGGGAGGTGCCTAAAAAATAATGAGTCGTTCAAATAAGAGATCAACACCCAATCCATCATAAGCGATTTCAAGCGAATAATCACTAATGACAGCGTTTATTGCTGGTATTGCCCCTGGTTTTGGCCTTTTAGGAATAACCACGAACAATCAAATTCCACTTGAATATAGTGTGGGTTATGCTGTAATCAAAACAAGCACAATCAACTTTTATTTTAACATTATCCTTCTGTATGACCGTTCGGTTGTCACCAACAGAGAATTGTTTGGGCTTGCATAATTTCGAGAATTCATCAAGTTTTATTCCCATAAAATTCAACCTTACTTCTTTAATGACCAGAAATTTTTGTTTATCTGCAGTCCAAATCGATGACGTAGAAGGGCTAGTTCAAGACATTATGTGATATAACCAATAATGACCAAAAGCGCTTAAATACACttttatattcaataataataaattctttTACTTCTGACATCTAATCAGTATAAATCGTCTGGTAACAAGGCCttcaaatataatttgaatCTTTAAAACTGCATTCATTTGTATAATAAAGTTCAATaattaacaaaaatataaaaacatcaATTGTGTTCTAGATATCTTCTTAGGTTACAGCATATTCTTTTAAAATGGTCATTATGGATTATATCATCTGGAATAGTATTGTTGGTACTTACCAATGATAACCAGGTTATTCGCTTGAAATCGTTTCTAGTGTAAGCAGACAAAATACTATCAAGAATCTATGATCGTCACGTAAGAAAAAAGCGTTATGCTCCCTCAAAAAGAGTGCATTTTGGCTATGTTGAATAAATGTTGATGAATACATATTTTTTCATGTCATTGATTTGTTCTATTCCAGGtactattaataataaaattactttaGTTGGCTACGACTTACCTGATTAATTTCAACTCTAGTTCTGACTGCCTCAGAATCAGTTTCTGTAATGTGAGCTTTTGGCGTATCGGACATTTTACCCTTTGCGAACACCCCCACTGTAGGCAGTTTCGAATCTACAAGACCGATTGCTTCGAAACCAATATCTGGTCCAAGGTCTGACCAGAACATGCTCTGGTGAATATACGGCTTGTGTGCTCCAGTCATATTCTCACCAGCTAATCTACCAGTGACAACTGCATGGTCGTGGTGCTCAATACGTCTGCGTCCAAATTTAGGATCATAGAAACATGCTGCATCACCGGCCTTGAAAGAGGAACTTATTAATAAATGGAAAATGGTAGATTATATACCATCAAAATAAAATGCAAGATTTTTTCCAAGGTGTGTTTGTACAAAACACTAAGGGAAGAAGCATTCCCAAAAGGAATATAGTATTTTTTGCATGTACCAatgattttaattgaaaaaaaaactctaaaaagaaattaatcaattataAAATATGCCATTTCAAATTTACAAACACAAAAATCTGGATGACATAATAAATTGTATTTGATTAGCATGACACCTGATAAATACTCTTAATTGCTTTTGTGAATATCGAAGAAACTGATGCAAAAATAGTGGAGGATTTATTGTAACAGAAATTTCAGAAAAGGCCTTCAAGGAAGTTTGTGATTGATGTCTGATGAAACAAATAGATGAAACTCATGTTTGTTACTTGTATATTTTTCCGAGAAGGTGGACAATTTTGAGGCTCCCACCAGATTCATACTCCTACACGGCCACTGTTTTTGACACTCATGAACATCTTCACCGTCTGATACAAGTGACGATATTAATGTTATAAACCGCCATGGTGGCTGGAAATCCTAGAGTtatgttgaaaataatacaCAGAGTAATGTTTTTTCTcctttcagaaaaaatgaaattttttattaccGACCTGGAATTTCAGAAAGTATTTTTTTCACTACTCTATTACCTAATCTCCTCaatcttacaaaaaaaaaacaaccaaaACCGGTCAACTGCTTCGAAAGTGGGAGACgtttgaaatttcttcaaattttcaaaaacaccctatatctcgaagGAGAGAGTCCCAAAGTAACTTTAAATATCATTTTCCAACTCACACTGATGCTCTCTATCTCAGTAATGCTATTTTTCGCATAAACGTTCATTCCAGTATTTTGCAACTGATGGTATAACCATTGAACGGATTTTACTCATTCGAATTCCAATTCATTAATGAACTTTAAATTTATTTGCACTTGAGGAGAGATCAGATGCTTCTATTGAGTAGGATAATTCTAGATACCTCCGACGAATGGACCCCCCCTCATCAATTTGGGACAAGGGCACTCAACAACTCAGCAAACACATAGATTAACAAGCAACATTAATCTAGCCTTCGAACAAAAATTGTATTGCACCTCAGCATTCCTAGATATAAGCCAAGAGTTCGATAAAGTGTGGCATGAAGGATTATTACACAAAATTAAGACAATTCTTCCACTTCTGTATTATCCCATACTAAGGTCATATCTCACAGATAGGGAATTCAGAGTCAAAGTAGGCGAAGCAAGATCtagaaatttttccataaaagcAGGAGTTCCTCAGGGAAGTGTCCTTGGCccatatctatatttattatatacttCTGATCTTCCAACATGCTCAGACACAACTATTGGAACTTTTGCTGATGATACAGATGTTTTAGCCTCTGATGAAGATCCCTCAACTGCAACTAAGCTAGTCCAAGACCACTTTACTAGTGACATGAACAAGGAAATGGACATTTGGACCCATCTGACTTGGAAAGAGCACattaagaagaaaagaaaatgaatCGATTTCAAAATTAGAGGAATACATTGGCTGTTGGTAAGAAGATCAAAACTTTCATTAGAAAATAAGATTTTGCTGTACAAAACTATTATCATAACAATGTGGGATAGTTAACGAGGGgtattgttcataaaacaaagaaaaaggaataaggacagtcccttacgGAGAAGTTCTaaccttagacacgtgtttcgggctttcggccctcatcagtacggtgagaagtgttaggatgagcaacacttgaaggaaacGACAAACAAACAGTGTCAACAACAGGAGCCAGCCGTCTATTTGTAGTTCCaacaggaagacccaatgggtttcaTCAATTATCTATTATCATACCAATATGTTTCTATGGAATAGAAATTTGGGGATGTGCTAGCAAATCGAACGTAGCTATTATACAAAGATCTCAATCAGAAGCTCTCCGAATGATGGCCAATGCACTTTGGTACATAACTAATCAAACGCTACACCATCTAAGAATACCATACGTCCATGAAGTCATAAAAAACAAAAGCACAAAACATCACACAAGGTTGGAAGGGCACTCAAACATGCTTCTGCAATCACTTCTATCAGACAATCAGCTAAGAAGATTGAGAAGAGTAAGGCCAGCTGACTTACTGAAGAACTAGAAAATTCTCTCAATGGAGGAGACTTGTCATGCTAATCCTTGAATGTTCTATTGCGCAAAAACGCATCCTGAGGTATAATAGTAATTCAGATCAATGATTCgaactaaaaatttcaagttttctaaAGCTTCACTTACAACATATAGATCTGATCGTGCTTGAAGTTCAGAATTCACCAAGTAACCTCCAAGCTCTGGGTCAATCTCTAGACCTCCCTTTGTTGCAAGCGCTGTATTCGGAGCTACACCTGTACACAGAACCACTTGTTCTACCTTCAAGGTTTCTCCAGTGTTTAGAATGAGATGGATCATTTTATCTTTTGCGTTATAACTGCACGAAACAACTTCGGCATTCGGTTTAACCTGGAATGAACAATTGTGACGATCCATACCCTTTTTGTCACTTTAAAATTAGCTACTAACATGAACTCCCTCTTTTGTAACTTTATCTGTAGTCCACCGGCTCAAATATTCTGGCAACATCTTCCCTAAGTTTCCACTTTCCTTGAAGATTTGGTACACAGTTTTCTTGTCATAACAACCTTAAAAACACAagaaaactttgaaatttcatataGCATGTAGTTCAATGGGGAAATTGtcataattttcgaattctttCGAAGCATTCAGTGATGCTTACTGAGCACATAACAGAAAgtacatattttttcaaaccGAATAATAGCAATTAAATGAGTAACATTCAAAGAGGCCGTCAAAATGCAATATTGTCCAATATGGCGTTAGTGACATCACTTGGAATCATAACCAGTCAAGTGTTGTTGTGTTCATTATTGATtccattgttttattttttgaagatcATTTCCATGTAATTAATTAACTTATTATTTAATAGCATATCATTGCGAATATTATGATAATTCATTATATTCTTATTATCGTTACTATGTGtttgaggttagaattcaatgttgTATTAATGTCGTAAATTTTCAATGCACGGTCCATAGGGAAAATGAATTTGTACAAACTCTCGAAATGAGTAGCATATTTTAATGTAGAAAATAGTAGGTAACTCAAAGGAAAGAAAATGCAAAAAATAAATGTGTATTTTCCacaaattgaaatcaatataattTTGCCCAATTAACTTCATTGTTCATCATAAGGAAATaggtttgaatatttgaatcttTAAAGCTTTGTTGCATTCTCAATAACAAAGAATTTATACGTATTGGCTATAAGAATTGTCTATCAATTAAATATTCCTTGATAAACAACACTCTATACTTGGTGCTGATTGCCAAATCATAATAGTTTAAAAGTCCTATGACATTTAATGTATTACTAAAACAAATGTATCTTAATATTGACATTGGAATGAAAACTTGCTTTTAATTTGGAAATCTTATAAGGAACATGTTATTTCTTCTGAACAGAAATTTCATATCATCTTATGATATGCAGATAATTACATTACATTCAGTATGTCTCCTTACTCTCGTTGAAGCCTGTGATTTTGAATAACCCCTGTATAATTAGAGACGTATTTTATTACACGTAGATGATACACAGTATATTGGTAATCCATATTAGAAATTACAGCTTTCTAGGATTCCACTTACCGAAATGATGAATGTTCAATTGAAGCTATGGCTTGtacaaaaaaagaagtaaatccAGATAGGAAGAAGGAAGTTAATACATAACTAACCAAGAGGCTACGGCAAATGGAAAAAAGTAATAATGTACAGggtatatattatattgttttgaAAATGGGATGAAAAccgaaacatgcatgtcaacactaaattacatatttcaattaaaattgtgAAGCGTATAACCcagtgttttatttcttttatcaatattgaaattatatttcaccaAGTGACAAGGAAcaaatttcaatatacaggatgttctatttgaaatatcaatgtTATTTATACTTTTTCATAAAAGAGGCAACACCAcagcattgaaaatattttagatcgatagagcCGTACctaagaaacaaaattttcactaAATTCCTAGCTTCCATTCTCTGTAAAAGTCTAGGGTACATTCAACCGTAGGCCAACCTGTATatatcatatttttcaaattaacattaAAAGTCTAATACATAATGGTGTGAATGAactgaacaatatttttcattctatcAAATAACCTATTCAAACTTACCGATTCTTGCTAAAGCACAGGCCAATTCACTTCCCAAAAATCCACCGCCTATAATAGCCACTCTTAAGGATTGTCTATAACATTCTTGTAAATCTTCAAAGTCATAAATGTTCCTAACTTCTTTCACCCTCCTGCTAACACGCGGATCATTTTTTGCTGAATCAAAAACAGGTATTGACTTTGCCCTAGCACCAGTGGCAAGAAGAGCCTTATCATATTCAATTTCAGAGCCATTATCTAACTTTACTTTGTGACAATATGGGTCAATTTCCACAACTTTGTATCCAGATGCTACTGAAATACCAccattttctttttcaaggaGTTCTTGAATTGGAGTGTAAAATTCCTCCGGTTCATATAATAAACT is drawn from Harmonia axyridis chromosome 7, icHarAxyr1.1, whole genome shotgun sequence and contains these coding sequences:
- the LOC123685418 gene encoding apoptosis-inducing factor 1, mitochondrial, with the translated sequence MLSFKHLCSIVSNLNRARTHRYVLNRGFVGVSAPINLRVQATLCNKRLYSTEDDRPKIPPTSEKIIPPEACHKPNLMSMGPHPEEPFQEEYDKLKKKNRRILYLGVVIFIVSVVAAYVNIPFEKKVPKAQVKNVTHTKRKDKRPIPKNPELSNDIPRKVPYLLIGGGTASFSAFRAIKSSDPQAQVLIVTDEPYLPYMRPPLSKEMWFNADQEKVEKLIFKQWNGTERSLLYEPEEFYTPIQELLEKENGGISVASGYKVVEIDPYCHKVKLDNGSEIEYDKALLATGARAKSIPVFDSAKNDPRVSRRVKEVRNIYDFEDLQECYRQSLRVAIIGGGFLGSELACALARIGCYDKKTVYQIFKESGNLGKMLPEYLSRWTTDKVTKEGVHVKPNAEVVSCSYNAKDKMIHLILNTGETLKVEQVVLCTGVAPNTALATKGGLEIDPELGGYLVNSELQARSDLYVAGDAACFYDPKFGRRRIEHHDHAVVTGRLAGENMTGAHKPYIHQSMFWSDLGPDIGFEAIGLVDSKLPTVGVFAKGKMSDTPKAHITETDSEAVRTRVEINQAPPSCDARIDAEERREIEVSAKTQRPDLPTTENPEDFGKGVVFYMRNDKIVGVLLWNVFNRIQTARQILKEDKTYDDLNEVAKLFNIHQD